Proteins encoded together in one Flavobacterium keumense window:
- a CDS encoding malate:quinone oxidoreductase — protein MSDTTIRTNPDVILIGAGIMSATLGVILKELQPNITIEIYERLDNAACESSDAWNNAGTGHSAFCELNYTPEAADGTISPKKAISIAESFEVSRQFWAYLVQQNKVVSPDKFIKSVPHLSFVWGEKNVDYLKKRFEVLQSNPLFQDMNFSTEFSVLKEWMPLVMEGRELSEPMAATKMDIGTDVNFGELTRNMFNYLQTLEGVTMHFNNEVRKLKQRKDGSWRIKVRDLTTGQKRRVYPKFIFIGAGGGSLPLLENANVPEGKGYGGFPVSGQWLKCTNPEVIAKHDAKVYGKASVGAPPMSVPHIDSRMINGEKQLLFGPFAGFSTRFLKNGSYSDLPLSIKSDNIIPMVIAGIKNIPLTKYLIEQVRQKPKDRMNALREYVPNARSKDWKLERAGQRVQVIKKDEKEGGILEFGTEVITTNDGTLSVLLGASPGASTAVSVMLDVVQKCFKDQMKTKEWQSKLKVMIPSFGQELNANPDLLAEVRKNTADTLGLN, from the coding sequence ATGTCCGATACTACAATTCGAACCAACCCTGATGTAATCCTTATAGGTGCAGGAATTATGAGCGCCACTCTAGGTGTTATTTTAAAAGAACTACAACCTAATATTACTATTGAAATATACGAAAGATTAGATAATGCCGCTTGCGAAAGTTCTGATGCTTGGAACAACGCCGGGACGGGACATTCTGCTTTTTGTGAATTGAACTATACGCCTGAAGCAGCAGATGGGACCATAAGTCCTAAAAAAGCCATTAGTATTGCGGAGTCTTTTGAGGTTTCAAGACAATTTTGGGCGTATTTGGTACAGCAAAATAAAGTAGTTTCTCCAGATAAATTTATTAAAAGTGTACCGCATTTAAGTTTTGTTTGGGGAGAAAAAAATGTGGATTATCTTAAAAAGAGATTTGAAGTATTGCAATCCAATCCTTTATTTCAGGATATGAATTTTAGTACAGAATTTTCGGTGCTGAAAGAATGGATGCCTTTAGTTATGGAAGGAAGAGAACTTTCAGAACCGATGGCAGCTACTAAAATGGATATTGGTACCGATGTTAATTTTGGGGAATTAACTCGAAATATGTTTAACTATCTTCAAACATTAGAAGGAGTTACGATGCATTTTAATAATGAAGTTAGAAAGCTAAAACAACGAAAAGATGGTTCTTGGCGAATCAAAGTACGTGATTTGACAACAGGACAGAAGAGAAGAGTGTATCCAAAATTTATCTTTATTGGTGCTGGAGGCGGTTCTTTACCATTGTTGGAAAATGCCAATGTTCCTGAAGGGAAAGGTTATGGTGGTTTTCCTGTAAGTGGTCAATGGCTAAAATGTACTAATCCAGAAGTGATTGCAAAACATGATGCTAAAGTATATGGTAAAGCTAGTGTTGGTGCTCCTCCTATGTCGGTACCTCATATTGATTCCCGAATGATTAACGGAGAAAAGCAGTTACTTTTTGGTCCTTTTGCAGGATTTTCTACACGATTCCTTAAAAATGGTTCTTACTCTGATTTGCCATTATCAATTAAATCAGACAATATTATTCCGATGGTAATCGCTGGAATTAAAAATATTCCATTGACTAAATATTTGATTGAGCAAGTACGTCAAAAACCAAAAGATAGAATGAATGCGTTACGAGAATATGTGCCCAATGCGAGGTCAAAAGACTGGAAGTTAGAGCGTGCAGGACAACGTGTTCAAGTCATTAAAAAAGACGAAAAAGAGGGAGGTATTTTAGAATTTGGAACTGAAGTGATTACTACTAATGATGGAACTTTATCGGTTTTGTTAGGGGCTTCTCCTGGAGCTTCTACTGCCGTATCCGTAATGCTAGATGTAGTACAAAAATGTTTTAAAGACCAAATGAAAACTAAAGAATGGCAGTCTAAATTAAAAGTAATGATACCCTCTTTTGGACAAGAATTAAATGCTAATCCGGATTTGTTAGCTGAGGTTAGAAAAAATACTGCCGATACCTTGGGATTAAATTAA
- the def gene encoding peptide deformylase, with protein MILPIIGYGDPVLRKVGEEITPDYPNLKETIANMYETMYNAYGVGLAAPQVGLPIRLFIIDTTPFSDDEDMSEADQKKMNGFKRTFINAKIVKEEGEEWSFNEGCLSIPDVREDVYRKPIVTIEYCEEDFVMKTEVFDGLIARVIQHEYDHIEGILFTDKISSLKKRLIQKKLKNIIEGKTFQEYRMKFFGKKGR; from the coding sequence ATGATTTTACCAATTATAGGTTATGGAGACCCTGTTTTAAGAAAGGTTGGAGAGGAAATTACACCTGATTATCCTAACTTAAAAGAAACCATCGCCAACATGTATGAAACGATGTACAACGCCTATGGAGTGGGATTAGCAGCGCCACAAGTAGGTTTGCCAATACGTTTGTTTATTATTGATACAACCCCTTTTAGTGATGATGAGGATATGTCTGAAGCCGATCAAAAAAAAATGAACGGATTCAAACGTACTTTTATTAATGCTAAAATTGTAAAAGAAGAAGGCGAGGAGTGGAGTTTCAACGAAGGTTGTTTAAGTATTCCTGATGTGCGCGAAGATGTCTATCGAAAACCAATCGTAACAATTGAATATTGTGAAGAAGATTTTGTAATGAAAACCGAAGTTTTTGATGGTTTAATTGCAAGAGTCATTCAGCACGAATACGATCATATAGAAGGGATTTTGTTTACAGATAAAATTTCGTCTTTGAAAAAACGTTTGATACAGAAAAAATTAAAAAACATTATTGAAGGCAAAACATTTCAAGAATATAGAATGAAGTTCTTTGGTAAAAAAGGAAGATAA
- a CDS encoding DUF5606 domain-containing protein, translating to MNIEKILAISGKPGLYELKIQTRTGFVAESLLDGKKITVNLKANVSLLSEISIYTYEAEKPLVEILIAIAKKENNGPAISHKEDAATLAAYFKEIVPDYDEERVYGSDIKKVLNWYNLLQSKGLVTDEAPKASSKEESVTEEKPKKAKATKA from the coding sequence ATGAATATCGAAAAAATATTAGCTATTTCTGGGAAACCAGGTTTATACGAATTGAAAATCCAAACGCGTACTGGTTTTGTAGCCGAGTCATTATTGGACGGAAAAAAAATCACAGTAAATTTAAAAGCAAACGTAAGTTTGTTATCTGAAATTTCGATTTATACGTATGAAGCTGAAAAACCATTGGTTGAAATATTGATTGCTATTGCCAAAAAAGAGAATAATGGACCTGCTATTTCTCATAAAGAAGATGCAGCTACTTTAGCCGCTTACTTCAAAGAAATCGTACCTGATTATGATGAGGAGAGAGTATACGGTTCTGATATCAAAAAAGTATTGAATTGGTACAATTTGTTGCAATCAAAAGGGTTAGTTACTGATGAAGCGCCAAAAGCGTCAAGTAAAGAAGAATCCGTTACAGAAGAAAAACCTAAAAAAGCAAAAGCTACAAAAGCGTAA
- the mazG gene encoding nucleoside triphosphate pyrophosphohydrolase, translated as MNSRESQLQAFDRLLTIMDDLRAQCPWDKKQTLQSLRHLTIEETYELGDAILENDLEEVKKELGDLLLHIVFYAKIGSETQDFDMADVCNEICEKLIHRHPHIYGDVEVKDEEEVKQNWEKLKLKEGKKSVLEGVPKGLPALVKASRIQDKVKGVGFDWEEPHQVWDKLQEELQEFQVEVAAGNQDKMEAEFGDVLFSMINYARFLKINPEDALERTNKKFISRFQYLESKAAALGKPLMDMTLAEMDVFWNEAKKM; from the coding sequence ATGAATTCAAGAGAATCACAACTTCAAGCTTTCGATAGATTGTTAACCATTATGGATGATTTGCGTGCTCAATGTCCTTGGGATAAAAAGCAAACATTACAAAGTTTGCGTCACCTAACTATTGAGGAAACCTATGAGTTGGGCGATGCGATTTTAGAAAATGATTTGGAAGAAGTCAAAAAAGAATTGGGTGATTTGTTGCTGCACATTGTTTTTTATGCCAAAATTGGAAGCGAGACTCAAGATTTTGATATGGCCGATGTGTGTAATGAAATCTGTGAAAAACTGATTCATCGTCACCCACATATTTATGGTGATGTGGAAGTGAAAGATGAAGAAGAGGTGAAACAAAATTGGGAAAAACTCAAGCTAAAAGAAGGAAAAAAATCAGTTTTGGAAGGTGTGCCAAAAGGCCTGCCTGCTTTGGTAAAAGCCAGCCGAATTCAAGATAAGGTTAAAGGTGTTGGTTTTGATTGGGAAGAACCACATCAGGTTTGGGATAAATTACAAGAGGAATTACAAGAATTTCAAGTTGAGGTAGCCGCTGGAAACCAAGATAAAATGGAAGCTGAATTTGGAGACGTGCTCTTCTCAATGATTAATTATGCCCGATTCTTAAAAATCAATCCTGAAGATGCTTTGGAACGAACCAATAAAAAATTCATATCCCGATTTCAGTACTTAGAAAGCAAAGCAGCAGCATTAGGCAAACCATTAATGGATATGACGTTGGCTGAAATGGATGTTTTTTGGAACGAGGCGAAGAAAATGTAG
- a CDS encoding Crp/Fnr family transcriptional regulator: MSKCEQCIVREFSSLKALNKEELVRLSECKKSYSIKKGDVIFEEGETINGIYCIKDGVCKLSKLSANGKDHIVKLIKKGELLGQRSIISDEPVNLSAIALEDMEVCFIPRSEVMDFFEKNNQFSMNVMKTICGDLKEADDHAVNMAQKTVKERLAETLLYLADTFGKNDDDSLKVQLSREELASMIGTATESCIRLLSDFNKLGLIELSGKKITLKEIGKLKKMAE; the protein is encoded by the coding sequence ATGAGTAAATGTGAACAATGTATTGTTAGAGAATTCAGCTCTTTAAAAGCCTTAAATAAGGAAGAATTAGTCCGCCTTTCAGAATGCAAAAAATCATATTCAATTAAGAAAGGGGATGTTATTTTTGAAGAAGGCGAAACCATAAATGGAATTTATTGTATCAAAGATGGTGTTTGCAAACTCTCTAAATTGAGTGCTAACGGAAAAGATCATATTGTTAAACTCATCAAAAAAGGTGAATTACTAGGACAACGTTCTATTATTAGTGACGAACCTGTGAATTTAAGTGCGATTGCCTTAGAAGACATGGAAGTTTGTTTTATACCACGATCTGAAGTGATGGATTTTTTTGAGAAAAACAATCAGTTTTCTATGAATGTCATGAAAACGATTTGTGGCGATTTAAAAGAAGCAGATGACCATGCCGTGAATATGGCTCAAAAAACGGTTAAAGAACGTCTCGCCGAAACCTTACTTTATTTAGCCGATACCTTCGGTAAAAATGATGATGACAGCCTAAAAGTACAATTATCAAGAGAAGAACTTGCCAGTATGATTGGCACCGCTACCGAAAGTTGTATTCGTTTACTTTCTGATTTCAATAAATTAGGTTTGATTGAATTATCGGGTAAAAAAATCACCTTAAAAGAAATTGGCAAATTAAAGAAAATGGCAGAGTAG
- a CDS encoding heavy metal translocating P-type ATPase, whose translation MDTKNCFHCGLEIIEKEEIVFDDKLFCCTGCKTVYEIFSLNDMTCYYDFEKSPGATPQDINGKYDFLDNESIVSKLLEFEENATAIVSLNIPHIHCSSCIWILENLQRLQKGISTSQVNFPEKKVRITYKPEEVSLKEIVYLLSGIGYEPYISLENYEAGSNKVDRSLTYKLGVAFFCFGNIMLLSFPEYFEVKEYWLDQYRGFFRWLIFALSLPSFLYSASGYYVSAYKSIKSKMLNIDIPIALGIIVMFVRSTVDIVMDYGSGFFDSLTGLVFFMLLGKMFQIKTYSFLSFERDFKSYFPIAITRIQGNSEQSIPVYDIQKGDRLLIRNQELIPVDGILISETAEIDYSFVTGEAIPITKKSGDKVFAGGKQIGTMVEMEVLHSVSQSYLTQLWSNDVFKKKVVQKHKTITDQISRYFTPLLLLIAFGGFGYWIFKDVNIAFNVFTAVLIVACPCALALTAPFTFGNILRILGKKKFYLKNALVIEQLANVDTIVFDKTGTITTNKKSNISFQGEALSENKIALVKNVLRASNHPLSRMLYDFLPETKRIKLDSFEEITGKGIQAQIDETIIQLGSASFVGSIEENEVQQTSVHIKINGNYLGKYVFNNQYREGLATLFANLSQQYQLKILSGDNEGEREALEKLLPKGTELIFNQKPEQKLAFIKNLQESGKNVMMVGDGLNDAGALAQSNVGIAISENVNVFSPACDAILDASVFQQLHSFLKLSKKSITTIKMSFTLSLLYNVVGLSFAVTGNLLPLVAAIIMPLSTITIVSFVTLSSNYYAKRVEKK comes from the coding sequence ATGGATACAAAAAACTGTTTCCATTGCGGTTTAGAGATTATAGAAAAAGAAGAAATTGTCTTTGATGACAAATTATTTTGTTGCACAGGTTGTAAAACCGTGTATGAAATTTTTAGTCTCAATGATATGACTTGTTATTATGATTTTGAAAAATCGCCTGGAGCAACTCCACAAGATATTAATGGTAAATATGATTTCTTAGATAATGAAAGTATTGTGTCAAAACTGTTGGAATTCGAAGAGAATGCAACCGCTATTGTTTCACTTAACATTCCTCATATACATTGTAGCTCGTGTATTTGGATTTTGGAAAATTTACAACGTCTTCAAAAGGGAATAAGTACTTCTCAAGTTAATTTTCCAGAAAAAAAAGTCCGAATTACCTACAAACCAGAAGAGGTTTCGCTCAAAGAAATTGTCTATTTACTGAGTGGAATTGGCTATGAACCTTACATAAGTTTAGAAAACTATGAGGCAGGCTCCAATAAAGTTGATAGAAGTTTAACCTATAAATTAGGAGTCGCGTTCTTTTGTTTTGGCAATATTATGTTGCTTTCCTTTCCCGAATATTTTGAAGTAAAAGAATATTGGCTCGACCAATACCGTGGTTTTTTCCGTTGGTTAATTTTTGCATTATCATTACCGAGTTTCTTATACTCCGCAAGTGGTTATTATGTGTCGGCCTATAAAAGCATTAAATCCAAAATGCTCAATATTGACATTCCAATCGCGTTAGGAATCATTGTGATGTTTGTGCGCAGTACTGTAGATATTGTAATGGATTATGGTTCTGGCTTTTTTGATAGCTTAACGGGTTTAGTTTTCTTTATGCTTTTAGGGAAAATGTTCCAAATCAAAACCTATAGTTTCTTGAGTTTTGAACGTGATTTCAAATCGTATTTCCCCATTGCCATCACGCGAATTCAAGGCAATTCAGAACAAAGTATCCCTGTTTATGATATTCAAAAAGGCGACAGATTACTCATTCGCAATCAAGAATTAATTCCTGTAGATGGTATTTTAATCTCTGAAACAGCCGAAATTGATTATAGTTTTGTAACGGGAGAAGCTATTCCTATTACCAAAAAGTCAGGAGACAAAGTATTTGCAGGAGGAAAGCAAATAGGTACAATGGTCGAAATGGAAGTGTTGCATTCGGTCTCTCAAAGTTATTTGACACAATTATGGAGTAATGATGTGTTTAAAAAAAAGGTAGTACAAAAACACAAGACCATTACCGATCAAATTTCCCGCTATTTCACTCCGCTTTTGCTTTTAATTGCTTTTGGAGGTTTTGGTTATTGGATTTTCAAAGATGTCAATATCGCCTTTAATGTATTTACTGCAGTATTAATAGTCGCTTGTCCTTGTGCTTTGGCATTAACAGCACCGTTTACTTTTGGAAATATTCTTCGAATTCTAGGTAAGAAAAAATTCTATCTCAAAAATGCTTTAGTAATTGAACAATTAGCGAATGTTGATACCATTGTTTTTGATAAAACAGGAACGATTACTACCAATAAAAAATCAAATATTTCATTCCAAGGAGAAGCGCTTTCAGAAAACAAAATCGCTTTAGTTAAAAATGTACTTCGTGCGTCTAATCATCCATTGAGTCGCATGTTGTATGACTTTTTGCCAGAAACAAAAAGAATAAAATTGGATTCATTTGAAGAGATTACTGGAAAAGGAATTCAAGCTCAAATAGATGAAACGATTATACAGTTAGGGTCAGCTTCTTTTGTGGGTTCGATAGAAGAAAATGAGGTTCAACAAACTTCAGTTCATATTAAAATAAATGGGAATTATTTAGGAAAATATGTTTTCAATAATCAATACCGAGAAGGTTTGGCAACACTTTTTGCTAATTTGAGTCAGCAGTATCAATTGAAAATACTTTCAGGAGATAATGAAGGAGAACGAGAGGCATTAGAAAAATTATTACCGAAAGGAACCGAATTAATTTTTAATCAAAAGCCAGAGCAAAAATTAGCGTTCATTAAAAATTTGCAAGAAAGCGGGAAGAATGTAATGATGGTAGGAGATGGATTGAATGACGCAGGTGCTTTAGCACAAAGCAATGTGGGGATTGCAATATCCGAAAATGTGAATGTGTTTTCTCCAGCATGTGATGCCATTTTAGATGCAAGTGTGTTTCAGCAGCTTCATTCGTTTTTGAAACTTTCTAAAAAATCCATCACAACGATTAAAATGAGCTTTACATTATCGCTATTGTATAACGTTGTTGGATTGTCATTTGCAGTTACAGGGAATTTATTACCTCTTGTGGCAGCTATTATTATGCCCTTGAGTACCATTACGATAGTGAGTTTTGTAACCTTATCTAGTAATTATTATGCCAAAAGAGTAGAAAAGAAATAA
- the ccoS gene encoding cbb3-type cytochrome oxidase assembly protein CcoS has product MSVIYLLISISILVAIGFFIAFIRAVKTGQYDDDYTPSVRMLFDDELKVKPNKSVQTIEEKQI; this is encoded by the coding sequence ATGAGTGTTATTTATTTATTAATCTCGATTAGTATCCTAGTAGCCATAGGTTTTTTTATCGCTTTTATAAGAGCAGTAAAAACAGGACAATACGACGATGATTATACGCCTTCAGTCAGAATGCTTTTTGATGACGAGCTTAAAGTAAAACCAAATAAATCAGTACAAACAATAGAAGAAAAACAAATTTAA
- the ccoN gene encoding cytochrome-c oxidase, cbb3-type subunit I: MEMQQFYYDNKIVKKFLYATIVFGVVGMLVGLILAFMFLFPNVTDGISWLSFGRLRPLHTNAVIFAFVGNAMFAGVYYSMQRLLKARMFSDFLSNLNFWGWQLIIVAAAVSLPLGFSTSKEYAELEWPIDIAIALIWVVFGINMIGTILKRRERHLYVAIWFYLATFVTVAVLHIFNSLELPISGMKSYSVYAGVQDALVQWWYGHNAVAFFLTTPFLGLMYYFVPKAANRPVYSYRLSIVHFWSLIFIYIWAGPHHLLYSALPTWAQNLGVVFSVMLIAPSWGGMINGLLTLRGVWDKVRVEPVLKFFVVAITGYGMATFEGPMLSLKNVNAIAHYTDWIIAHVHVGALAWNGFMAFGMIYWLIPRMTKTPLYSTKLANFHFWIGTLGIILYALPMYVAGFTQASMWKQFNPDGTLTYGNFLETVTQIMPMYLMRAVGGTMYLVGMLVLVYNIIQTVRAGQSIEDELAEAPELKQISSGRLKGEKFHPWLERKPIQLTILATVAILIGGIIQIVPTIMVKSNIPTITSVKPYTPLELEGRDLYIREGCVGCHSQSVRPFRSEVERYGPQSKAGEFVYDHPFLWGSKRTGPDLLRVGGKYNDNWHFNHFWNPQSISAGSIMPGYKWLFDNEAMDISMTQKKMEAMVTLGVPYTPAQVANAQKDLRAQAITIEESLKNDPDFVKSYDESKKKAAAKGEKFVPMNEREIVALIAYMQRLGTDIKVKK; this comes from the coding sequence ATGGAAATGCAACAATTTTATTACGACAACAAAATTGTAAAGAAATTCCTTTACGCCACCATTGTTTTTGGTGTAGTAGGAATGTTAGTTGGACTTATTCTGGCTTTTATGTTTCTTTTTCCAAACGTTACCGACGGAATTTCGTGGTTGAGTTTTGGTAGATTGAGACCTTTACATACTAATGCAGTTATTTTTGCCTTTGTGGGTAATGCTATGTTTGCTGGGGTATATTATTCCATGCAACGTCTCCTAAAAGCAAGAATGTTTAGTGATTTTTTAAGTAATCTTAACTTTTGGGGTTGGCAATTAATAATTGTTGCAGCAGCCGTTTCTTTGCCATTGGGATTTAGTACTTCAAAAGAATATGCTGAATTAGAATGGCCAATCGATATCGCAATTGCATTGATTTGGGTTGTTTTTGGTATCAATATGATTGGAACCATTTTGAAAAGAAGAGAGCGTCACTTGTATGTGGCTATTTGGTTCTACTTAGCAACTTTTGTAACTGTAGCGGTATTACATATTTTCAACAGTTTAGAATTGCCTATTTCTGGAATGAAAAGTTATTCAGTATATGCTGGGGTTCAAGATGCTTTGGTACAATGGTGGTACGGCCATAATGCGGTTGCATTCTTTTTAACCACACCATTCTTAGGATTGATGTATTATTTTGTTCCAAAAGCAGCCAATCGTCCTGTATACTCGTATAGACTTTCTATTGTTCACTTTTGGTCTTTGATCTTTATTTATATCTGGGCAGGGCCACACCATTTATTATACTCTGCGTTACCAACTTGGGCACAAAATTTAGGAGTAGTTTTCTCAGTAATGTTGATTGCTCCATCTTGGGGAGGTATGATTAATGGTTTGTTAACCTTAAGAGGAGTTTGGGACAAAGTACGAGTTGAGCCAGTATTGAAGTTTTTTGTAGTAGCTATTACAGGTTATGGTATGGCTACTTTTGAAGGACCAATGTTGTCTCTTAAAAATGTAAATGCTATTGCACACTATACGGATTGGATTATTGCTCACGTACACGTTGGTGCTTTGGCTTGGAACGGATTTATGGCGTTTGGTATGATTTATTGGTTGATACCACGAATGACTAAAACTCCTTTATATTCAACTAAATTGGCTAATTTTCACTTTTGGATTGGTACATTAGGAATTATACTTTATGCGCTGCCAATGTATGTTGCTGGTTTTACACAAGCTTCAATGTGGAAACAATTCAATCCAGATGGAACCTTAACTTACGGTAATTTCCTTGAGACGGTTACCCAAATTATGCCGATGTATTTAATGAGAGCTGTGGGAGGAACTATGTATCTTGTAGGAATGTTAGTGTTGGTATATAATATTATTCAAACCGTGAGAGCAGGTCAATCTATCGAAGATGAATTAGCTGAAGCTCCTGAATTAAAACAAATCAGCAGTGGAAGATTAAAAGGAGAAAAATTCCATCCTTGGTTGGAAAGAAAACCAATCCAATTGACAATTTTGGCTACAGTAGCGATTTTAATTGGAGGTATTATTCAAATTGTACCTACAATTATGGTAAAATCGAATATCCCTACAATTACAAGTGTTAAGCCTTATACACCATTAGAATTAGAAGGACGTGATTTATACATTCGTGAAGGGTGTGTGGGATGTCACTCACAATCGGTTAGACCGTTCCGTAGTGAAGTAGAACGTTATGGACCACAATCTAAAGCAGGAGAGTTTGTATACGATCATCCATTCCTTTGGGGATCAAAACGTACTGGACCCGATTTATTGAGAGTAGGTGGGAAGTATAATGACAACTGGCATTTCAATCACTTTTGGAATCCACAAAGTATTTCAGCGGGTTCAATTATGCCAGGATATAAATGGTTGTTTGACAATGAGGCAATGGATATTTCTATGACTCAAAAGAAAATGGAAGCAATGGTTACTCTTGGAGTACCTTATACTCCAGCTCAGGTCGCTAATGCTCAAAAAGATTTAAGAGCTCAAGCTATTACAATTGAAGAGAGCTTGAAAAATGATCCTGACTTTGTGAAAAGTTATGATGAAAGCAAGAAAAAAGCAGCCGCTAAAGGCGAAAAATTTGTTCCAATGAACGAAAGAGAAATCGTAGCCTTAATTGCTTATATGCAAAGATTAGGAACTGATATCAAAGTAAAAAAATAA
- a CDS encoding CcoQ/FixQ family Cbb3-type cytochrome c oxidase assembly chaperone, whose protein sequence is METIAGVAIYPILSLLIFFLFFVGLGLWVFSYKKEKIEEMSQIPLNDNPSL, encoded by the coding sequence ATGGAAACCATCGCCGGAGTTGCGATTTATCCAATACTGTCATTGTTGATTTTCTTTTTATTCTTTGTAGGATTAGGACTTTGGGTTTTCTCCTATAAGAAAGAAAAAATAGAAGAGATGAGCCAAATTCCATTGAATGACAATCCATCATTATAA
- a CDS encoding cbb3-type cytochrome c oxidase N-terminal domain-containing protein, translating into MKKLIPVYVRVPLIFFAVFGAMEFFIDSGDRPAFVKFPMVSVFLFVFLFLLIAIEITISAIDKITYQLLTEEQKAKLEEATQLGFKESQWYAKIMKALTKSEPMENEGQLLLDHDYDGIKELDNNLPPWWLYLFYACIVFSVVYLVRFEILGADDQETELKKELAQAKIEVAEYMKTAPDLMDEKTVTLVTDAPTLAEGKTIFETNCAACHRADAGGQIGPNLTDEYWILGGGIKNLFHTITNGGRDGKGMIAWKGTLKPKEIQKVASYIISLKGSNPKDPKAPDGEIWVEEATATPAK; encoded by the coding sequence ATGAAAAAATTAATCCCTGTATATGTAAGAGTTCCTCTTATTTTCTTCGCCGTTTTTGGTGCAATGGAATTTTTTATTGACTCTGGAGACCGTCCTGCTTTTGTGAAATTTCCAATGGTGTCTGTATTCTTATTTGTGTTTCTATTTCTTTTAATTGCAATAGAAATTACAATTAGTGCAATTGATAAGATTACCTATCAATTATTGACTGAAGAACAAAAAGCAAAGTTAGAAGAAGCTACACAATTAGGTTTTAAAGAAAGCCAATGGTATGCTAAAATCATGAAAGCCTTGACCAAGTCAGAACCAATGGAGAATGAAGGTCAACTTTTATTGGATCATGATTATGATGGAATCAAAGAATTAGATAACAATTTACCACCATGGTGGTTGTACTTATTCTATGCTTGTATCGTATTTTCGGTAGTATATTTAGTTCGTTTTGAAATTCTTGGAGCTGATGATCAAGAGACCGAATTGAAAAAAGAATTGGCACAAGCCAAAATTGAAGTAGCCGAATATATGAAAACAGCTCCGGATTTAATGGACGAAAAAACAGTTACTTTAGTTACAGACGCACCTACATTGGCAGAAGGGAAAACCATTTTCGAAACCAATTGTGCTGCTTGTCATAGAGCGGATGCTGGGGGACAAATTGGACCTAACTTAACTGATGAGTACTGGATTTTAGGAGGAGGAATCAAAAACTTGTTCCATACGATTACCAATGGTGGTCGTGACGGAAAAGGTATGATTGCTTGGAAAGGTACTTTGAAACCAAAAGAAATTCAAAAAGTAGCGAGTTATATTATTTCTTTGAAAGGAAGTAATCCAAAAGATCCAAAAGCACCAGATGGAGAAATCTGGGTTGAAGAAGCTACTGCAACACCTGCAAAATAA